The genomic region AGattgaatttttgttttcaatttttttttatttgaaaaacatcaaaactTCAGTTGATTTCCTTAGAGTAATCATCTGAAAGCTTTTACTTTTCCTCTGTCTCTACTTTATCCACTAATTAAAGATAGCATAATTGATTTACTCTCATTCACACATGGGAAGTTGCTATTGATACAAAATTACTGTTATTAGAGCAAATTGTTAAATGCTACCCTTTAATTTTGATAATTACAGAAGGTGCAGGGATGTGCAAAAATGATGCAGCATCTACAATCCACTATTacataaagataatttttttcttctactcttTATCATCTAAAATTAATTTGGAGCTGAAAGCACGACGGCAGTGCATTCTCTTTGAAGTTGAATTGGCAGAAATAATCCAAGGGAGGCAGTGGAGGAATTCCAGGAACCAAAGATGGAAGTGGGGTATGTgtttgaaaagttatgaaatccCCATTGCTTCATATTGTAACAGGGCCTGGAATAGGAGGTTTTAAAGAGTACACAGGGAATATATTTCTGCTTGTGGAAATAGTGCagaatttactcatttattcGCCCCGCAAGTATTTGTTAACCCTGTACTATGTGAcaggtggacttcccaggtggcaaggggtaaagaatctgcctgccaacgcagattGACTCTTTtgaggagactcaagagacttgggttcattctctgggtcaggaagatcccctggagtagggaacggcaacacactccagtgtatctgcctggaaaattccatggacagaggagcctggcaggcaatatacagtccgtggagtcgcaaagagccagacatgactgagcatgcacacttaTGCCAGGCACTGAACCAGGTCTGGGGATCCATTGATGGGCAAATTAGGCATTCTCTTTGTAAAAAAACAACCCCCTTGAATCCTTCTCCCATCCCTTGCTATTACACAAGCTTCGTTTGTATCAGTAAACAGTGGTGCCCTGAAATAGTCATTTTGTTGAGACCAGTGTAAGGCCATATGGTATGGGTAGGAGTCAGGTGGGCTCAGAGTCTTTCCTAAAAGAAAGTTGACATTCCCAGTGTCCATCCTCCATGGGAGTTGTTAAATCATGAGTCAGGAAAAGAGGATATGGAAGGAGACTTTCAGGTAAAAACAGGGAATTCCTTTTGTCTCTTGATCCCATGAGAATGATGAGCAGAGAGCTCACGGGGATGTCAACCTTAGGGCAGAACCTATAGGTCCTCTGAGAAGCCCAGTAAAGAGATTCTCTGTGTGAAGGCCCTCTCCTGGACCTTGTTGATCGAGTAGTCTGGTCTCAGTTGGGCTACAGTGAACTAGAGGAAGGGTCTGCCTCCAGGCCAAGACCAGTACTGTCAAGCAGAAAGCACAGTTCCCTCTCCAATCAGCATGGGGCTGACAGAGGCTGTTAGTCAGGTCTCCAGGAGTTAGGTATCCAGGTCTAGAGATTCAGCCTCCCTTTCCCATCTGAGAAGTCTCCTTCCATGGGTTATCATTACTGTACATGTAGGGGAGTCAGCTGCTTTCCTTCAGATCTCTTCTTGTCATTTCAGATCTGGGTGTTAGTTACAGTAATTCTGTATTTAGTtgtgagttggaccacaaagacggctgagcagtgaagaattgaggttttctcattgtggtgctgaagaagactcttgagagtcccttgaactgcaaggagatcaaatcagtcattcctaaaggaaatcaaccctgattattcattggaaggactgatgttgaagctgaagctccagtacattggccaccagatgcaaagagcagattcattggaaaagacgatTCTggacaagattgaaggcaaaaggagaagagggtggcaaagggtgagatggttagattgcatctctgactcaatggacatgaatttgagcaaactctgggaggtagtgaaggataaGGgagcctgaggtgctgcagtccatgaggtcacaaagagtcagacacaacttagcaactgaacaacaacaaagattgcAGAAAGTTTACCCCCGAACAGCAAACAGGAAGTCTAAGGCCATTTTCATTATTGCCTGACAGGCAAAAATAATATGCAAGTGATGTGTGAGAGATCAGTGCTCTTAAGATTCTAAAGCACGTTGCTTTCAAATGTCAAGTATTATGTGAGGAGCAGGGAGATCATAGGTGAGAACGCCACCCTCAATAGAAAGGTCATTTAATTTTTTGGAACTGtcattttaaattataacttTCAACTTGACTGAGTATAATATCCCATAACCACCCAGTGATTTTCATGATCACCAAAGCATTAGAAGGCTGACCTCGAAGCTTCTCTTCCCCTTAGCATGCGTGCAAACCTGGGCTCTCACTTCCAGACTTGGTGCCCGCTCACTTGATAGCAGAGAGCAGAAGATGAAGGCGCCACCTCCATTCTTTGCGGTTGGTACCTGTGCGTGTAAGCGCCCCATTACCAGAGGTGTCCCAGACAAAGGTCATGTTCTTCATTAAGATGATAAAGTTTCTAAGTTAAAGCTCATTCGATCATGTTGACTTCTTCTTCTCAAGCTATTATGTAACTTTTTATTTACCGAATGATGAACCATTGTTTGCACTGTTTGAGATCTCTTTCCAATTCTCAGAGCCAGCCTTTTCTTCCTCCAGTGTAAACTGAATGTCAGACATATGTTAAATAAACTGCAGAAATTATAATACATTGATTACTAAaggataggcttcccaggtggcacagtggtaaagaatgtgcctgccaatgcaggagacacaagagactccagttcaatcccagggtcaggaagatcccctagaggaggaaatggcaacccactccagtattcttgcctggagaatcccatagatggaggaacctggtggactacagtccacagggtcatagagtccaacatgactgagcaaccaagtgTGCATGTGCGcgcgtgtgcgcgcacacacacacacacacacacagagggatagGATAAGAACCCTCCTTTCTTTCtgagaataaaaaaatataactaAATGTTGGATTGTTAGAGTTAAGGACTGAAAAGTTGtgggtttggtttttgttttgttttctttccaaccaggtgaaagttttttttaaaaaagaaaaaccaggtgTTAAGAGGCACTTCAGGCTGATGAATAGGGTGATGAGTGAGAAGTTAAGACTCTAATCCCAGCCGTGGAATATTGAGAAAGCACCATTCTAACCGTTTTTGCTTGTTCTCCTTTAAGGTGGGAGTAACCTTCACACGATCTGGTGgcaataaaaagttaaagcaGTTCATGCAAAACTGAATTGTTTGCTAAAAGGATTCCTAGAAGACCTAGACATTTAAGTTTAGTATTAGCACAGCCAGATTTAAATATCCCTCCCTTTgactttcaaaacagaaaaagaagtaggAAGATGTGTTCCCACAAAAGCTATTGCAAAGCAGTTTCCCATTCCCAGAACCTGTAGGCAGAGAAGCAGCACTGCAAGGTGAAGACGTGAGTTTGTACAATTTTCCAACATCAGCTCCAGAGTGTCTCCTGATTTGATAAGGGATCAAACAGAGGGGTGTGTCCCCTCCAAGAGCTACCCTTCTTGACAAACTGGTCTCTGACAATACCTTCCAGAAACTTAGAGAACTTCCAGAATGAAAAGAGCACAAGGTGGGTTGCATTCAACTTAAATGCTTTTATTGACAATGTCTTTGAACAATAAGCAAACAATGCTTAAATTTTTCATTCAAGTTCACTTTCCACATGTCAAAAGACCTcaaggtagaaaaaaataaaataaaaatataaatatctgagAATCCatcttaataaataaattaaaaacacaataaaacgTTTTCATGGAAAACTGTTAATGTCAGAACATTCAGACCACCTCAACAATGCATGATCAGTAACGTTACGATGAACATCGATGTTGAAGAAAAAACTACAGTACATGGATATAGCTATTTATTTCTATCTACTAGAAAATAAAGTCAtatcttttcttaatttaataTTGGTCATTGCTAATCAGAACACACTATTGCCAGGAACACAGTAGTTATTGTTAAAATCAGCTGCACTAGATACAATTTGAAAATATCCAGCACCAGGTTAATTCCAATAACGAACCCAATAGATTAGTTAATGCTATGAGAAgactaaagagaaagagaaaagagacacagacccAGGCCTGGCTCCACATGCTACTAACTATCAGCTCTCAGAGGTGTCACTGGGAATAATACACACTCCATGCGTTTTGCTACATCTCCAGAAGAGGTAAGGACTTGAGTCCACACGGGGATGCTCGCTTGCAAGTCCTTGAGGCCCACAGCCTGGTGTGTTTCACGCACAGATAAGGTCCTCCCTAGGTCTACGGGAACCCTTGAGGGAAGACGTGTTTCTCTCCGTAATGCGCCGACTCAGGCAGTGGCCACGTGCACGCCCACTGCCTCCCCTCTCTGCATGCTCACAGGGCCAGCAGCGTGGGTGAGCTGAGCGAGTCAGAGGAAGGCTCGTTGCTGCTGCTGCCCTTGCGGTGGGCAGCTGCACAGCTGGGGAAGGAGTCAGCCTCAGGGTAGGTGAAGACGAAGGAAGACGTGTAAGTAGTGCAGCTGGGAGTACAGGTGACCACCGGGGTGCACAGGGGCTCCAGCTCCGTGGCCATAGGCCCCATCCCCAGGGAGCCACCGTGCAGGGGCTCCCAGTCTGCTGCATAGAAGGAACCAGACAGGTCCATGTCTGGCACAGAGCGGGCGGTCTCCGAGCCGCTGGGCCTGGACGATGCTGGGAACATGAAGTCATCAAAGGGCTCAGCCTTCAGCTCCATGCTGCCGACGCTCTTGACGGGCTCCACTGAGGGCTTGGGCTCGGGGTCATTGAGGAGGGGCAGGGTGAAGGCCTCCTCAGATTCAGGGGTGGCAGCCTCAGGCAGGCCCCCACTCAGATCAAGGGAAGCCACAGACATCTCTTCTGGGAAGCCCAGGTCGTCAGGGATCTTGCAGGCAGGTCGGTGAGCCGCTAGGATGAACTCgagtttttccttctccttcagcAGATTGGCAATCTCCGTCTGCAAAGCAGACTTCTCATCTTCTAGTTGGTCTGTCTCCTGGAAGGAGAGAGCAAAGGAAAGCATAAGACATGGTCTGACTCAAGGACACAGATCCCTTACATCCGGTCTCCAAGTATCCccttaagttttaaaaagaagtgaCCCATGGGTTCTACCTACCGCTTGGAGGGTGTCAGTCAGCTCCCTCCGCCGGTTCCGGCATTTGGCTGCAGCCATCTTATTCCTTTCCCTTCGgattctccttttctcttcctcttctggggACAActagggagggaaaaaaagagcagCATTCAGTAACGGTGTCTGCCATCAGCTTCATTCACCCACCCCAGGGAAACCAGCTCCTGCAGCTTCCTAGCTCCTGGCACCTCTTCTGTAAAGCCATTTCTAACCTGCAGTTGCAAGCTGGGTGTGACTTGCATTTAAAATAAGAATCTCAGCAAGAGCCAAGAAGAGCCCAGACTAAAGGCACGAGATGGAAACGTACTGAGGAAGAAACTACACATCAGGGCATTTCTTAGGGTGAGACTATCAGAGTCTGATTTGGATGGAAAGGGTTTGGAGCCAAGCTTTCCCATTTGGGGTGTCCAGTCAAGGCATCAACGGCTTCACTCTGACCCCTATGCTGCCTGTCTCCACAATGTCgacccccacctccccctcagAAGGTGCCAAGAACTCTCACCTGTTCCATCTTGCCCCTCCGGCCAATGCTCTGAGCTCTGCCTCCCGTCATGGTTTTCATGACTCCAGCCCTGGAGTAAGCCCCAGCTGAGGGAGTGGGAACTCCATAGGGGTGGGGGGCTCTGGTCTGGGACGGGGCCACGGAGGAGACCAGGGTGGGCTGCACTAGCCATTGTAGGTCCGGGCTGGTCGAGATGGCAGTCACTGTTGGGATGAAGTTGGCACTGGAGACGGCCAGATCGGTGCAGTAGTCCTAgaatgaaagagaaggaagaaacggACGTGAGTGAGCAGGTGGGGGTGAGCAGATTCCCAGTGCTGCATGCAgcagggagagaggcaggagaagCCCTCCGGCGATGGACAGCTCGCGTCTTTATACAACGCCCGTCATCGGGGATGAAAGGTCTCCCCCCTTTCTTCCCAAGATTTCCGCAGCGCAGTGCCTTTCTCTTCCATCCTGCTGCTGCGTTCCCGTTATCCCTTCAGCATCACTCTCTTGAAAGGGGGTTTGTTATAAATATCTCTGACGTCCGCGCTGACGCAGGCGCCGCTCCGGAGTCTCCTGAATGAACTCGCTTTTTATCAATGAAACTGCCTTACACACCCGCCTGCTTCACCCTCCTTCCCTACCCctcctttccctgctccaggctggagcggggcggggggagggggggtgatGGCCGACTTTGGCCGCCTCCCCCCGGAGGTGCCAGGTTCTACTTCGAGAGTCTTTTGCTTTGGGACACTTTGGCCCCAGCTAATTAATGTCAGAGATCAGTCAGCGAGCGTGCGCCGGGGGGCACAGCTCAGAAAGAGCCTGCCGCGGCAAAGAAGCAATTCTGATGACAAGCTCGCGGGCCGCTCCGAACAAAGTTCGGAGCTCCCGAGAGAGGGCTGCTTTTGGCCGGGGcaagcctccctccctgcccccggcGAAAGGAGTCCCGGACTCGTCTTCCCGAGCGTCTCGCCCCGGTGATTTCTCCCAGGTGACCCCTCCACCCCTGGGCCCTGCGGCGGCGCGGAGCCAGCCTCACCTGCGCATTGACGGGAGAGCCCATGCTGGAGAAGGAGTCGGCCGGTGAGTGGTAGTAGGAGAGACTGTCCCCGGCCGGGGAGGCGCTGCTGCAGCGGGAGGAAGACGCCTCGTAGTCGGCGTTGAAGCCAGAGAACATCATGATCGCGAGCGGTCAAAGCCGAGCGAGGGGCGCAGGGGCGGAGGCAGGTGCGAGCTGCCGGGCAGAGCTGGGTAGGTGTGCGCGGtcgctcgctcgctcgctcgctGCGCCGCCGGCTCTGTGTCAGCTCCTTAAGCTTGCTCGCTGCAGATGCGGTTGGAGTACTAGGCGCCGCAGCCACCGCTTTTATAACAGCATTTTATGAATGAGCCCAACACGTCACTCACTGGGCGCAACCATTGCAGCTCCCGAGGGGTGGCGCACGGGCCCGGCTACTTCTAGGATGCCCATTTGCCTCCTCCGCCGCCCTCGCAGAGCCCCCAGTTCCCCGCGCTGTTGAGTTTCTTGATCTTGTCGGCCTGTCTCCCCCTAGTTCCTGGGGTCGCGTGGAGATGCAGAGATGAGGGGCCGTGGGGATGGGTCCCCCCACGACTGCAGCGGACGGCCGTGGAAACCTGCTGACGCAGATGTCCTAATATGGACATCCTGTgtaaaggggagggagggattgACGGGAACTGCTCGCGGGCTGCAGCCAACACCGAGGGTGCAGCGCCGGGGGGGAGGCGGGGGCCGCGgccggggggaggggaggcggagAAGGCGAGCGAACATTCGCACCTGGTTCAATGCGGACCCTTGTTCCGAGGCTGGGGGAGGATAAGATTggcggcggcgggggtggggggcgccctTTTACTCCGGTACGGAAACCCGGGAAAGAGTTCTGAGGCTCAGGTTATAGGCGACACTGGTACACACAGCCAAGCAGGTTAAACCTCGGCCCCCGAAGGAATGCGCCTCTGCCCTCACTCCCCATTCTAGCCCTAATTCAGTGCAAGCTCTGGAAATGGGCCCTCACCCCCTCACCTCAAGCTCCCCAGACTCCAGCATTACTAGGATTGGTCCTGCGGTTTGGAAGGATCCAAAATAAGACATACGATAACCTACTTTATCTACGATGCTGGGTATTTTTTATTctatatgttttgtttgtttgtttgcttttaagggGATAGgcgcttttatttttgttttttcttgcccGTGTATGAGATGTTAGTGTTGCTGTCAAACCCCTGAGAAACTAGCCAATAAACATCGTGCAGAATCTCTCTACAAGGATGTCTGAAGGATTCGTTTGCCTGGTTCTGAGCTCGGGCCCCGGGGTGTGGGGGGTGTTCTGTGGACAAGGTCGTCAGTTCGGAGCACCGGATGGAGCGAGCACTGGGGCAGCACAAGTCcctgctggggaggtgggggtggttcGGCGCCCCAGGAAGCTGGTTATTGGGAGCCCGAAGCCGGTGATTTTCCAGCGCGGACTTGGAGGCGGGGGGGAGGCGGGTTGGACCGGGGGCGCCTGGAAGGACGTGCCCAGCAGCGCCCAGGCTGGAATCTTCGGCAGCTGGGACCTCAGGCACCGCTCGGTGGCCTGGAAAACAggccttggggggggggggggtcaaggTGCTCTGGAGTGCGCTGAgcaccgccccccccgccccagacGCCCCTGGCCTCCTGCTCAGATGCAAAGGACAGCCTGGGTCACACTGCCCCCGGCTCAATCTGCGCGCCGGCCACCTCCGGGACGCGAAGTCGCAGGTCCCCGCAGAGACATAGGTCCCTGTGTCCCTTCCCCCACTCTTCGGGCCGGGGGGAGGGCACGATGGGCACCTGGAGAGGGGCGAGGCGGGATGAGGGCAGCGGGCGGATCCTTCGGGACTCGCGGGGAGCGGGACAGCCGACCTGCCTCCCGCGCCGCACCCCGGAGCCAGGCGATCCTGCTATAGATAGTAACAGGGAAGCGGCTGTTTACAGCAACACTGCGCCGCCAGGGCCGTCTCCAGGCGACGCCGCGCGGCCGGGCGCGCCGTCGGCCTGGCGAGGCCGCTCTCCCTCCTTGCTCCCCCGGGGGCCTCGGCCTCCCCGGCCCGACTGCGGCCACTCCCGCCGCCTGACCTCATCTGTGGGGTCCGGGGGCTGAATGCGGCTTGCGCGCGCGGCTGGACGCTAACCTCCATTCTTAGAGATGCGAACCGGGTGAGAGCTGCTAGGGCAGGGAGGCGGGGATTCGTGGAACTGGGCCACTTGCTATTTTTGCATTCCCTGTCACAAGAAGAGGTGAAAACAGAGTTTCATCATTGTATGTCACTGGTTTATGTTGGTGGGAATTTAGgcgcttttttccccctcacttgaagaaaaaaggggagagaaaaggaaaaacacataATACATAAACATAGACTTGGAGCTGCTCTGAATCCTCAAGCAATTCTGCTGCATTCCATTCACCTAGTTCTATCGTTTGCCGGGCTACTTCATtgtccttgatttttaaaaaaataaaaaagttaagaaGGCAAATCCATCTCTCTTATTATTAGCTTTGGGCAAAGTAGGTCAAGCTTTGAATTCCTGGGTCTGGCCTTGCCTTCCCTTCATAACTGGCTCTCAGGCCACTTAAGAGAAAACCTAGAATGATTTCATTTACTTCCCCTTAGAGTTTTGAAGCAGCTCCGGCCAACACCTAAAGGATGTGTCAAGATTTTATATCCAGGATTTATGCATATATCATTTATTTTGCCCTTgccaataaaaaaggaaaaaggtctTTGGATAAGCCTGTCTCCTCCACATAGCTTAACTCTTTCTTTCCTGGCATCATTGTGGCTACAGAGCTGGAGACTTAATAAATCCATCCTCTAAGAAAGACACAACCATcactcattcttttatttatttaacaaagaaCTTacttattggggcttcccaggtggctcagtggtaaggaatccacctgccaatgcaggaggcacaagagacgcaggttcaatccctgggtggggaagatcccctggaggaggaaatggcagccactccagtattgttgcctggaaaattccatgggcagagcagcctggcaggccacagtccatggggtcacaaagaggtggacacaattgagcgactgagcatgcatgcgatTACTTATTGAGAGCCTTCTATGGCCTGGCACTTGCTAGGGGCTGTTACTTACTCTAGTGAATACAATGGACCTGCCCCTACTGTCAGAGAGATTCCAGCCTTGTGGACCGACAAGTCATTAGAGAATTGCAGGACAGCAGTAAGTCGTTTGACAGAGGTAATAAcagggtgacttccctggtggtccagtggctaagactccaagttcccaatgcagagggcccaggttcgatccttagtcaaggaactagatcccacatcccactaagacccagtatagccaaataaataaatatttaaaaaataagagggtGCTATGAAACACAGAAGAGAATGTGGGCACAGGTATCAGAAGTGATTGCAATACAGAGATGGGATCTGGATCCACTGTCCTCTGGGATATAACATGATAAAGACTGAAAGCAGCCAGAGCATCATCTAGGAAGTAAAAGCAGGTGTTCAACCTAAAGCAGTAGTATCAGAAAATATAATCTCAGACCTCCTCTCCTGCCCCGCTAATATCTGAACCTGCAGTTGTTCTAACATACTCTCACATCTCAATCTACTCATGGTATCCATTTCAGGACAGCCAAAAATCACACTTTTAATAAGGAGTTCACGTGATGTAGCCTTAAAATAAAGGGAAATCAGACCCTatctgtgaaattatgtttgccaCTTGACAAGGTCAGGGTAACTTTgagacagatgtgtgtgtgtgtatgtgcctctGTGAGTTCAGTGCTGCCTTCCAACAGGGCAGGGCTTCCATGTTCTGGACAAGTCTGAGCATGGAAAACCAAAACTTACATAGTTTGTGATTATCTGTGTGTTGAGTTCCTGCTACCTGAGGATCCAAAAGTGAACAGGAGGGTAGATTCTCATATCTGATTTTAACccagattaaaaacaaattcattcTTTCTCAGCAGTTGCTCCTTATCAGATAGagactcttcctattttgcacttCTCTGGCATTTAAGAGACCTGACCCATAGCAAGCTTTTGTTCACTACTCTGGAGGTCAGTGCCCATTGTTTAGCCTGGTGTTATTGCAACACTAAGTGAAAGGCTACTGTCTGTGCCGCCTACGTAAATGCTGCCGCACACAACCCATCCTCAGCATGCAGAAGTAGTTATTTATTTGGGGAAGTGTGGTCTATCGGTGAAGGGTTGTGGGCAGAGCACGGGACTAGAAGTCAGGAAGATGCGTATAGCAAATTCATCTCCTTCAGGGACTTGGGGGAAGTAGCTTCTAAGACTTGTTTAGCATCTGCCTACTTTTGGCCTTTGTCTTTTTCATATACAAATATCCACTTATAGGCACCTACCCCAGCGCCTAGCCCgtagtaggtgtttaataaaatCTATTgaactgctgaatgaatgaatgctctcAGCCAAGCAGGGCAACTGTATATTCTTGTTTTTTATGGATACTAAGAAATCAAATAGAGAATGTTCTTTAACTCTTTGAAAAGGCTGAACAAGCTGAGTCTTTTATCCTTGGATATGAATAGGCAAAAactgggaaagagaaaataacaagATGTTTGGGCTATTTTCAGCTGGTGCAGCCTCTGTCAATAAAGAACACCCCAGTGGTTAGTGATGAAAGATGGAACTTACCCTTGTTCTTGAGCCCCATGAGAGACAGCCAGTACCCATACATAAAGGCCATATTGTCCACAATGACAATGACTGTGTGACCACCACTCTCtaatttatccattctaaatgtctGAACCCCAGCAGGAGAAACATTTCACTATTCCCACAGGACTCATAAACTCATGTGAGCCCAGCAAAGGACCTTAGGGGTCAAGGTTACTCACCctatggctcagacagtgaacaaAAAGTGTCTCTATTTTGAAACAGTAGTAGGCACAGaactatcaccatcatcatcacacacacacacacacacacacacacacacacacacacacgccaccatcaccaccaccactcatTAGTACTAGGAATTTTGCCTCTTTGGGAAAAACTGTTTCCATTCTGAACAACTCTTGGCTTTTTGACAGGAGATGATGATTCAATGGGATCCCCGTCCTTCTGCTAATGCAAGCATTTAAACAAAGCTCTGTGTGGTCCCTGGCACACTCTCCATCTGGAGCTGAGGAAGCTAGGGAACAGCTACCGTGTCTAAGGACACATTTCAGCCTAAGCTCATGGGATCTTTCACCACAACCAGCAGCACTGGATCCCCATTTAGTCAGTAATGCCAAACCTTGCTGCAGTCCCCATCCTCCGACAAGCAAGTCTGTCCAGGCTGTCAGATCCTGAGGTATCCTGAGCTGACCTTCAACTCTGGTGGATTTAGCTGCTAAAATTCCAAAGGAATCTCACTGACGTCACTAAATCTATAGGACAACACCACACCCTGACTGAGAAACCTCAACTGCAGGGCTCCCATCCAATGGGGAAACCTCATGATCTACAAGGACAGGGCTAAGGATGGCTCAAATGGGCTGGCCCATAATGAGCCTCAAAGTGTTAAGACATCTCCAGCATCACTTACACCATTTAATCCACCATCTTTCCCAAGAAGAATGACAAGAAAGATCTTTAAAAGAGACATTAATAAttataaggcaaaaaaaaaacaaaaaatcctctTTCCAAACCAGAAGAATCCTGACCAGTACGTAGGAATTCAGTTATGCTGCCTTCTGATCTACAGATCATAGGTTCATCCTCTGATGTGGACATTTTGTGTCTTAGTTTAGTATCTGATTCACATTCTATGAAAAAACTTCCAGTTGCAACTCCCAgctaagtttttattttctccactgCTGTTTTACCTGGAGTGTCAATGAGTTACAGATCCCTTGTGAAAATCCCAGAATTGACTCTACTGAAGAATTCTACCTTTAGACTCTGACCCACCTAAGATTGTGGGGTAATCCATGAAGATAAGGACAGATCATGCACTAAAAGTCTCCTCTCCCGCTTAGTGGGGCTCTGAATTAAATCCTAACACTAAACACGAAGTCCTAAATCCCTCCAAACCAGTGCTGCTGGTTGTGGTGAAAAATCCCATGAGCTTGGGCTGAAATGTGTCCTTCTTAGACACGGTAGCTGTTCCCCAGCTTCCTCAGCTCCAGATGGAGCGTGTGCCAGGGACCACACAGAGCTTTGTTTAAATGCTTGCATTAGCAGAAGGACGGGGATCCCAATATACAATATACAGAATtacactcagaaaaaaaaaatctgtactcCTTAAAGAGATCTACCACAACTATGTAACCCAGCCCCGGCCTCACCTTCCATCTTAAGCAACTTTCCCTCCTTCACCCCTCTCCAGACACACTGgacttctttctgttcctcaaatATGCCAAGCTGGTTCAGAAGCTGGGTCTTTCTAATCACTGTTCCCTCTTTTCCCCAGATCTGGACATGTTGACTTATCCTTATGATCAATATCTGCTCAGTTTTCACATTCTCCAGGAAGCCTGTCCCCCATCCAACACTGCATCCCTCCTCATTGCCCCTCAGTCACTTTCTGTCACATtacttggttttattttctttcaaagactGATCACTAGGTTACTTGGTTTATGTATGTACTTTTTCAttgcctctcttcctctcctaAGCCACAAGCTCCACC from Dama dama isolate Ldn47 chromosome 12, ASM3311817v1, whole genome shotgun sequence harbors:
- the FOS gene encoding protein c-Fos, with translation MMFSGFNADYEASSSRCSSASPAGDSLSYYHSPADSFSSMGSPVNAQDYCTDLAVSSANFIPTVTAISTSPDLQWLVQPTLVSSVAPSQTRAPHPYGVPTPSAGAYSRAGVMKTMTGGRAQSIGRRGKMEQLSPEEEEKRRIRRERNKMAAAKCRNRRRELTDTLQAETDQLEDEKSALQTEIANLLKEKEKLEFILAAHRPACKIPDDLGFPEEMSVASLDLSGGLPEAATPESEEAFTLPLLNDPEPKPSVEPVKSVGSMELKAEPFDDFMFPASSRPSGSETARSVPDMDLSGSFYAADWEPLHGGSLGMGPMATELEPLCTPVVTCTPSCTTYTSSFVFTYPEADSFPSCAAAHRKGSSSNEPSSDSLSSPTLLAL